The Magnolia sinica isolate HGM2019 chromosome 9, MsV1, whole genome shotgun sequence genome contains a region encoding:
- the LOC131255674 gene encoding biogenesis of lysosome-related organelles complex 1 subunit 2: MAGKEKESAERDELAESLNDLFTNVSAMVKGDLQGTNNLLQLLEKMNLRIAEEYNGFGDVASGLRVFVEQLKVKNSNFDEYVQQIDAIDQQVTEFEAVISMLDKYVCLLESKVRSAYDNIAT, encoded by the exons ATGGCAGGAAAGGAGAAGGAATCGGCGGAGCGAGACGAACTCGCCGAGTCTCTGAACGATCTCTTCACCAACGTCTCCGCCATGGTCAAAGGCGAtctccag ggAACAAATAACCTTCTACAACTATTGGAGAAGATGAACCTAAGGATAGCAGAGGAATACAATGGATTCGGCGATGTAGCATCTGGATTAAGGGTCTTCGTGGAGCAACTGAAGGTGAAAAACAGCAACTTTGATGAGTATGTCCAGCAGATTGATGCGATTGATCAGCAGGTGACTGAATTCGAAGCTGTAATCTCGATGCTTGATAAATATGTTTGCTTATTGGAATCAAAGGTCCGATCTGCATATGACAATATAGCAACTTAA